GGGGCCGCTGGTGGCTCAGGCGCCGGTCGGTGCCCTGCGGCCGCTGCTCAACAACGGCACCGTGAAGCACGTCGGCGAAGCGGTGGCGATGGTCGTGGCCGAAGATCCGTACGTGGCCCGTGACGCCGCCGATGCGGTCGATGTCGACTACGACGCTCTGGCAGCCGTGGTGGACCTGAAGCACTCGCTCAGCGACGAGGCGCTTGTCCACGAGGACATGGAGTCGAACACCCTGGTTTCCTGGACGGGCCCGTTCGGCGCGGACGCCGATGCCCTGGCGGCCGTCAAGGCGGGTATCGATGCGGAGAAGTCCAGGGACGATGTGGTGGTGGTCTCCCAGGAGATGATCAACCAGCGGCTCATACCGGTTCCGATCGAGCCCCGCTCGGTCATGGCCGACTACCAGGCGGGCTACGGACGCTTTGACGTCTACTCGTCCACCCAGATCCCGTCGGCGCTCGCCGGGGCCATCGGCAAGTACTTCGGTCTGGCCCTCAACCAGGTGACCGTCAAGGCGATGGAGGTGGGCGGCGGTTTCGGCTGCAAGCTCAACGTCTACAACGACGAGGTGCTCGTGGCCTTCGCCTCCAAGCAGCTGGGATGCCCGGTCAAGTGGACCGAGACCCGCCGCGAGGCGGCCAACTCGACCATCCAGGGACGGGGCTGGATAGCTACCGCCACCATGACCGGCACGACCGACGGTGAGATTCTCGGATTCGAGTTGGAAGGCATCGCCGACATGGGCGCCTACTCCCAGAACTTCACCGTCGCCATCCCGTTCCTCGGGGTGTTCGTCGGGTCGGGCCAGTACTCCTTCCCCACTCATTGGAAGATGGACTGCGTCACCACCCACACGATGACCACCGACGCCTACCGGGGCGCCGGCCGGCCGGAGGCCGCCTACTACCTGGAGCGGATCCTCGACATGTACTCGAGGAAGATCGGGGTGGATCCGGCGGAGGTGCGGCGCAAGAACTACATCCCGGCGAGCGAGTTCCCGGGGGCGGTGTCGCCGATGGGGTTCCCCATGGATACGGGGGACTACGAGACCAACCTGGATGCCGCCCTCGAGTCGGCCGGCTGGTCCGGCCTGCTGGCCGAGCGGGACGCCGCGCGCGCCGAGGGACGCCACGTCGGGGTCGGGATCGCCACCTATGTCGAGGTATGCGGATTCGGACCCTCGGGCCTGGTGGACCTCGGCTTCTCGTGGGCCGAGTACCAGATGCCGTCGGCGTTCAACGGCTCAAGCCTGGTGAGAGTGCATCCGGACGGGTCGGCCACCGTGTCGATCGGAACCGGACCCTCCGGCCAGGGCCACCAGACGACCTGGGCACAGATAGTCGGAGACGGCCTCGGAATGGATGTCGACCGGATCCGGGTGATCCACGGCGACACCGAGGAGTCCCCGCCCAGCATCGGCACGTTCGGGTCCAGGTCCGCAGCTGTGGACGGTTCCGCCTGCTACGAGGCCACCCAGAAGGTCCAGGCCAAGGCGGCCAGAATCGCGGCTCACCTGCTCGAAGCATCCGAGGATGACATCGAGTTCGCCGACGGAGGCGCCCATGTGGCGGGGACCGACAGTTCGGTCAGTTGGGGCGAGATCGCCAAGACCGCCTACCAGCCTCATCTCCTGCCGGAAGGTATGGAGGGCGGATTGGAGGCGCACGCCATCTTCAGCCCCGGCAACGCCACCTGGCCGTTCGGCACGCACATCGCCATGGTGGAGGTCGATGCCGATACCGGGGACGTGAGGCTGTTGCGATACATCGGGATGGACGACTGCGGCAACGTGATCAGTCCGATGATCGTGGACGGTCAGATCCACGGTGGCATTGCGCAGGGTGTCGGCCAGGCCATGTTCGAGGATGCGGTCTACGACATGGACGGGAACCTGTTGTCGGCCTCGTTGGTGGACTACATCCTGCCTACCGCCGTCGACCTGCCTTCGTTCGAGTTGGGCCGCACGGTGACGCCCACCGATATCAACCCGCTCGGGGTGAAGGGCATCGGCGAGGCGGGCACCATCGGCGCCGCGCAGACGGTTGTCAACGCGGTGGTGGACGCCTTGGAGTCGTTGGGTGTGACCCATATCGACATGCCGTTACGCCCCCAACGGGTGTGGCAGGCGATCCAGGACGCCCAGGCGTAGGGAGGAGGAGCCCATGTATCCACGACAGTTCGACTACGAAGCGCCCTCCAGCCTGGATGAGGCGCTGGCTGCTCTCGATGCGAATCCGGGAGCCAAGGTGCTGGCCGGCGGCATGAGCCTGCTGCCGATGATGAAGATGCGGCTGCTGTCGCCCGAGATGGTGGTGGACATCGGCCGGATCGGCGGGTTGGGTGACATCACCGACAACGGTGATTCCATCTCGATCGGTGCGCTGGTGACCCATGCCGAGGTTGCGGCCAGCGGCCTGGTCCAGGACCACGGCGCGGCGCTGGCCACGGCTGCTTCCTGGACGGGTGATCGCCAGGTCCGTAACCGGGGTACGTGCTGCGGGTCGATGGTCCATGCCGATGTGGCGGCCGACCAGCCGGTTGCGGCACTTGCTCTGGGCGCCACGATGGTGGCGGCGTCGTCGGGTGGCACGCGTGAGATCGCGGCTGCCGACTTCTTCGTGGACACGTTGATGTCCGCGTTGGAGCCCGGCGAGATCCTGACCGAGATGCGGATTCCCAAGGTTGGCGCCGGCACGGGTTCGGCTTACGACAAGCTGGGCCGCCGGGGTGGTCACACGGACTATGCGGTGGCCGGCGTTGCTGCTTCGGTGACCCGTTCCAACGGTTCGGTCAGCGCGGCCACGGTGGCGGTGACCGGTGTGGGCAACCGCCCCGTTCTGGTGCCCGAGGTTGCGGACGCACTGGTCGGTTCCGACGGATCCGACGCCGCCGTCGAGGCGGCGGCCGCCCACGCGACCGCCGGGATCGATGTGCTGGAGGACCTATACGGGTCGGTCGGCTACAAGACCCACCTCGCTCAGGTGTTCGCAGCCCGCGCAGTCAAGGCAGCCCTGGCCGCAGCCGGGTAGCCCGCAAGACCGAAGAAACACAGCCCAACAGAGACCGGCCGCCCCACCAGACCCTCGGGGCGGCCGGTTCGCGTGTTGGGTGCGAGTCTGATGCAGCGTGGGTCAACTCGCTTCGCCTCGCCGGATGAGGTGTTCCCGGTGCTTCCCGGATAGGCCGCGACGAAAAGCTGTACTCGAAGCTGTGAAATAGTTGTACTCAGGATGGCGAAAAAGCCGCACTCGAGCTCGATCGGCGAACGGGCGGCATGAGATGGCACGCCGTGGGCATAGGCGCGGACGTCTCTTGGTAGGGGACGTGTATCCTCTTCTCGATGATCCCCGCCACGGTCCGAGAAGTCGCCGACGCGCTCGCCGGCCAGCGTTACATCGCCGACCGCTCGCTGGCGGTCACGATCCACCTCGCCCTGCAGATGGGCCGTCCGCTGTTCCTAGAGGGAGAGGCCGGAGTCGGCAAGACCGAGGTTGCCAAGGTGCTGGCCGCAATCCTCGATCAGCCCCTCATCCGGCTCCAGTGCTACGAGGGTCTTGACGCCGGACACGCCCTCTACGAGTGGGACTACGCCCGCCAGATGCTGGCTATCCGGCTGATCGAAGCTCGTGGCGAGGGCGGAGGGGCGGCCATCTCCGACATCATGAGCCGCGAGTACCTGATCGCCAGGCCGCTGCTAGAGGCTGTGGAGATGGCGGCCGGTGGATCCCGGCCGGTCTTGCTCATCGACGAGCTCGATCGGGCGGATGAGGAGTTCGAGGCCTACCTTCTGGAGTTGCTGTCGGACTTCCAGGTCACCATTCCGGAGGTTGGAACGGTGGCCGCCCAGGAGCCCCCTGTGGTGGTGATCACCTCCAACCGCACCCGAGAGATCCACGACGCCCTGAAACGCCGCTGCCTGTACCACTGGATCGACTATCCCAGCTTCGAGCGAGAGATGGAGATCGTCACGGCCAAGGTGCCCGGCATCGACCAAGCCCTGGCCGCCGATCTGGCCCGGGCGATGGAGAAGTTACGGGACCTGGACCTGTTCAAGCCCCCCGGGATTGCCGAGACGCTGGACTGGGCGGCCGCCCTGAACGTGCTAGGCGCGGAGGTGCTTTCGCCCGAGGCGGCCGGCGATACGCTAGGGGTCATCCTGAAGTACGAGGAGGACATCGAACGGGTACGCACGGCCGGGGTCGGGGGACTCCTCGTAGCCGGTTGATCCCTGATGACCGTCGGCGTGTTCGCTCAGAACGTGATCCACTTCGCGCGCTACCTGCGCGCCAAAGGCCTCGAGGTCGATCCGCGTACCGGCATGGAACTGCTCACCTCGGCCCACGTGTTGGGTCTCGAAGATGTTCGGGACATCAGGTGCGGGTTCCGGTCGCTGGTGGTAACCCGTCCCGATCAGCTGCCGGTGTTCGAGCAGGCGTTCGACCTGTTCTTCGGGTCGGGAGGGCGGAAGCGGCCCCCCGTGGAGGCGGAGTCCGACCGGATGGTTCAGTCCTACCTACCCGTGCTGACCTCGGCCGGCCAGCTCGACGACGAGGACACGGAGGACAGCAGCGAACAGATGGGGGCTTCTCACGCGGAGCGTCTCGGCACCCGCGACTTCGGCGAGCTGACACCCGACGAGATGGCCGAGGTGCGGAGGCTGATTTCTCGCATGGTGTGGAGACCCGCCGAAGCGCTGAGTCGCCGCTGGATGCCCGACTCGATGGGACGCCGCCCCGACATGCGGAGGACCCTGCGGAATGCGGTCGGTCCCCGCGGCGAGCTGCTGGAGATGGAGTTCCGATCCCGCCGGCCTCGCCGGCGTCCGCTGGTGATCATCGCGGACGTGAGCGGATCGATGGAGAAGTACGTGGAACTGCTGCTGTACTTCGCCCACTCGGCCCCGGCACGGATGGGCCGGGTCGAGACCTTCGTGTTCTCCACCCGGCTGACCCGCATAACCCACGAGCTGCGCAGGCGGGATCCGGCCATGGCGCTCCGGCTGGTGGCAGGCCGCGTGCACGACTGGTCGGGCGGCACGCGGATCGGAGAGGCTCTGGCAACCTACAATCGGCTCTGGAGTCGACGGGTGGCTAGAGGTGGTCCGATCGGAATTATCATCAGCGACGGATGGGACCGTGGAGATCCCGAACTGCTGAGCCAGGAGATGGCGCGGTTCTCGCGCTCCGTCCATCGAACCATCTGGCTGAATCCCCTGGCCGGCCGCAAGGGGTACTCGCCGGAGACCCGAGGGCTTAAGGCGGCGTTGCCGTACGTGGACGACTTCCTGCCCGCCGCCCGGCTGGTGGATCTAGGTGGGGTCATCCGGCTGTTGGAGTCGATACCTCCCCACCCGAACCAGGCCGCAAGACGAACATCTAGGCGAGGAGCCCGGGCATCATGAAGGATGAGCTGAGTGTCTACAACCGATGGATCGAGGAAGGGAAGCAGGTCGCGGTGGCGACCGTGGTGCGGGTCAAGGGTTCGGCTCCCCGGCCCGAGGGCGCCAAGTTCCTGGTGTCGTCCGACGGTGACATGGAGGGCTCGGTCAGCGGGGGATGCGTCGAGAACGACGTGTTCCTGCACGCCCAGGAGGTGCTCGCTACGGGAGAGCCTCGCCTGGTGACCTACGGCATCGCCGACGAAGACGCCTTCGAGGTAGGCCTGGCTTGTGGAGGGACCATCCAGGTGCTGGTAGAGAAATGGTGAGGACCCAGTTGGAGGCGGTCCGTAGCCTCGTCGAGAACGAGCGGCTGGGGGCGGTCATAACCGTGGTCGAGGGTCCCGCCACCGGCGCCAAGGCGGTGCTGGATCGGGCGGACGGGCTGGTGGCCGGGAGCATCCCCGGCGAGATACTCGATGCTGTAATGGCTGATGCGGCCAGCCTGATGGACCGTGAGCAGAACCGTACCCTCGGATACGGGGAGCACGAGGTCTACATCGAAACGGTGGCGCCCCAGCCCCGGCTCCTGATCATCGGTGCCGTTCACATCGCGCAGGAGCTCTGCCGGATTGCCCATAGCCTGGGCTTCAGGGTCGTCGTCACCGACTCCCGTCCGTTCTTCACCACGCCCGAGCGCTTTCCAGAGGCGCACCAGGTGATCGTCGGGTGGCCGGGAGAGATCGAGGACCAGTTGGACATCGACCGTCGGACCTATGTGGTGATGCTCAGCCATGACGCCCGGTTCGAGGATCCGATGCTGCCCCTCGTCCTACCCAGTGAAGTCAGATACATCGGGGTGATGGGAAGTCGCCGCACCCACCGGAAGCGGGTGGAACGGCTGCGCAAGGCTGGATTCCCCGACGACCAGATCGCTCGGATCCGCGGACCGGTCGGCCTCGACATCGGCGCCGAGCAACCCGGTGAGGTGGCCATATCCATCCTGGCTGAGATGATCCAGGTCCGGTACGGGTCGGGTACCGGGGAGTCTCTCGTCGGGCGGAAGGGCCGTGTCCACCTTCAACGCACGGAGGATGCCGGCGACCTATGACCGTTCCTGGTCGGGTTCCGTCCAACCGTCAACGCTCGTTCGCCTGGTCATGATGACTGCGGCGCTCGTCCTGGCAGGAGGTGAGTCGAGGCGCTTCGGCCGCCCCAAACAGCTCGCCGACTGGAGAGGGAAGCCGCTCCTGGCGCACGTGGTGGCCCAGGTGCAGGGTTGGCCGCAGGTGGGCGCGGTCTACGTGGTGCTGGGCGCCCGTGCCGAGCAGATCATGCAGACGGTCGATCTCGGCGATGCCGCGGTCATAGAGAACCTCGAGTGGCAGGAGGGGATGGGTTCGTCGCTACGGGTCGGACTGGACTTCCTGATCGGCGAGCGTTCGGTCGATCAGGCCCTGGTGGTGCTAGCGGACCAACCGAACGTGCCCGGTGACGTCGTGCCGAGGCTTCTCGAGGCCCGGAGGCGCTCCCGGCGACCGGTTGTCATTCCCCGATACCGGTTTACGCGCGGACATCCGGTGCTGGTCCATCGTTCGCTGTGGCCCGCCCTGATTACCGGGCTGAGCGGTGACCGGGGGGCCCGCAATCTCTTCCTGGCCCATCCCGAATGGGTGGAGGAGGTGCGGGTGGAAGCCATTCCTCCCGGCGACGTCGACACGCCCGAGGATCTCCGCCGCATCGACAGATCCTGACAGCCAGGCCACGTCGCGACGCGCTAGCCCGGTTGCCCCGATCTTCATGGATGGGGGTTTGCAGGCCGAGTGGGGTGAAGCCTCGGACGCCTGGCCGGGGTCAGCGATCTCGACGGCTCCGATCGGGTCTATCCTCTCGGGATAACGCGCGGAGGATGTCAGATGATCATCGTCATGAAGTCGGGGGCTTCACAAGAACACATCGACAAGGTGGTGCGACGCCTGGTTGAGATCGGATGCGAAGCCCACATCTCGGTGGGACAGGTCCGTACTGTCATCGGGGCGATCGGGGATCGAGAGGTGATCCAGCAACAGCCGTGGCTGGCCATGCCCGGAGTGGAGCGGGCGGTACCGGTGCTGAAGCCGTACAAGTTCGTTTCCCGTGAGTTCCAGCCCGAGGACACGGTCATAAAGGTAAGAAGCGCCCAGATCGGAGGCGGGGTTTTCGCTCCGATCGCCGGTCCATGTGCGGTCGAGACCCGGGACCAGCTGTTCGAGACCGCCGAAGCGGTGCTCGAAGCGGGCGCCACCATCCTGCGGGGGGATGCCTTCAAGCCCCGGACTAGCCCCTTCTCCTTCCAGGGCCTGGCGGAGGACGGTCTTCAGCTCCTGACGGAGGCCCGTGAGGAGTTCGGCCTGCCGTTCGTCGCGGAGGTCCTTGACCCGCGGGAGGTGGACCTGGTCGCCGGCTACGCCGACATGTTGCGAATCGGCACCAGGAATATGGCGAACTTCGCGCTGCTCTCGGAAGTAGGCCGGGTCCACAAGCCGGTGCTGCTCAAGCGTGGGTTCACGGCCACTATCGATGAATGGCTCAACGCCGCCGAGTACATATACAAGGAAGGGAATCACGAAGTCGTCCTGGTGGAGCGGGGGATCCGGACCTTCGAGACCGCCACCCGGAACACGCTCGACATCTCGGCGGCGCCGGTCATCAAGCATATGTCCCACCTGCCGGTGATCATCGATCCCTCACACTCGTCAGGACGACGCCACCTGGTTGCCCCGCTGGCTCGTGCCGCCATAGCCGTGGGTTCCGATGGGTTCATCGTGGATGTGCATCCCAATCCCGAGACCGCTCAGGTCGACGGTGATCAGGCTTTGCTACCGGGCGAATTCGCCGAGCTGATGGACCAGATGCGAAACCTGGCCGCAGCTCTCGACGTCACCATATAGCTGACCAGAAGTCCGGATGCGTCGCGCCGCAATCTTCGGCACGGGGTTGATCGGGGCCTCGCTCGGCATGGCCCTGCGGCGGGTCGGCTGGACAGTCGCCGGGTGGGACCCCGACCCGACAGCGCTGGAAGTGGCAACCGAACGCGGCGCGGTAGATGACCCGTGCGAGCGGCGGGAGGACGCTCTGGAGGGATCGGACCTGGTGGTTCTGGCCGGTCCCCTCACCGCCACCCTCGAGACCCTGCCGGGCCTGCGCACCGACGCCTTGGTAACGGATGTGGCCGGTGTCAAGGGTCCGGTAGTCGATGCACGACCGGTGGGTTTGCGAATGGTGGCCGGGCATCCGATGGCGGGTCTCGAGCAGGCCGGTCCGGCCGCGGCCTCGCCCTCTCTCTTCAAAGGCGCCGCCTGGGTCATCTGTCCGGATAAGGCTGTTGCGGACGATGTCGAGACCCTGGAATCGATAGTCGAGTCGGTAGGCGCCATACCGTACCGGCTTCCGGCTGCCGAGCACGACCGGGTGGTGGCCGACATCTCGCACCTTCCCCAGGTACTCGCCGTCTCGTTGATCAACCTGATCACGCGCCAGGACCCGGCCGCGACACGCCTGGTGGCCGGTTCGTTCCGCGACCTGACCCGGGTGGCCGCCTCCGAGCCGCGCTGGTGGCCGGAGGTCCTGGCCGCCAACGAGGGCAACCTCAGCGACTCCATCGAACGGCTGATGAGCCTGCTCGAAGAGGTTCGTCAGGAGGTGGCGCATGGTGATTCCGGTCCGCTGACCGCCCGGATCGAAGAGGCCAGGAGCAGGCGGCAGGCCATGGCGCCCCCGGTGGTGAGGGTAGGAGTGGTGCTCCAGGACCGTCCGGGCGAGATCGCCAAGGTGGGGCGGGCACTGGAGCGGAGTGGCGTGGACGTCCGCGACCTCCAGCTCCGCCATGCCCTCCACGGGGGAGGCGGCATCCTGACGCTGTCCGTACGACCGGCGGAGGCGGACGTGCTACGCGCCGCGTTGCTGGAGGCGGACTTCTCGCTGGAGTAGTCGGCCCAAGGCAAACGAAGGTGGCTCTGGTCCGTTCACAGCGGCAGTTCTCGGCGGGCCTGTTCGAGGCCTTGCGCGGCCGGGGGCCTCGGGCATGGCTTTCCTCGGTGCGTTCCAGAAGTCCTGGGAGTGGTTGCGTCGAATGAGGTCGGGTAGCCCCTCAGGTGGAGACGAGATGGGCCGTGGCTTGGGGTTCCGGGACGAGGTCTCCATTCGCCCGGAGCATCTCGATGTGATAGCCGACGGCTTCACGGATCAGGGACTCCGTCTCCTCCAAGGTGTCGCCGGCGGCGATACATCCCGGCAGGTCCGGAACGTATGCGCCGTAGCCGTTGCCGGTTCGTTCGATGACCGCGATGTAGCTCGTCATAGGGACCCTTTCTCGAGGCCGGCTTGCTTGACGATGCTGGCTCTCATGTCCGGCGAGAGGTCTTTGCCCATGTGCCCGGCAATCGTAACGGTGCCTGGCTTGTCCGGGTGGTTGTACTGGCGGTGACTTCCGCGGGTCCGCACGAGGTACCAACCATCGCGCTTGACCACTCGGATCGCGTCTCTAACTTTCGGCGGCATATCCGAGCTCCCACGAGTGGTCTGCGAAGTTGAGTACATATCCGTACATTTGTTCATATGCTAAAATATGGGTGTGACATAAACAGACCGATACATTTCTTGATCGTTATATGATTTACAGAATCATGTCTTTGATGAGCACAGCTCTGGGACACCGCGGAGCCGCTGCCGGAAACCTGCCGACCAACCACGCAGAAGCTCCGGCTCCGTAGCGCCTCCTAGACTCCGCGGACTATGGAGACCATCCGGGTGGCCGGGGCTCAGATCAACCTCCGGGTCGGCGACCTCGCCTATAACGAAGGCCGGATTCGGGACGCGATGAACTGGGCGGAGGCAGAGGGCGCTGACGTACTGCTCCTGCCCGAACTGGCCATTCCCGGCTATCCACCCGAGGATCTGGTGATCCGAAAGGGTTTCGTGGACGCCAACCTGGGGGTGCTGGAGCGGCTCGCCGGCCATGCCGGGTCCACCGTCACGGTGGTGGGATTCGTGGATCGGGTACCGCCCGCCGGTCCGGTGTCCACCGGTCGTGACTCCTGTCCGGTAGCGAATGCAGCAGCCTTACTCCACCGAGGTCAGATCAAGGGGATCTACAACAAGGTTCTGTTACCCAACTACGGCGTGTTCGACGAGGAACGCTACTTCGTGGCCGGCTCCGCGCCGGGGGCGGTCTGGAACGTGGGCGGCGTGGTGGTGGGAGTCTCCATATGTGAGGACATTTGGGTGCCCGATGGACCACCCTCCGCTCAGGTCGCGGCGGGAGCCCGGCTGCTTCTCAACATCAACGGATCGCCCTTCCACGTCTCGAAGGACGCGGAGCGGGTTCGCCATATCGAACGGGAAGCTGTCAGCGCCCGGGTACCCGTGGTCTATCTCAATCTGGTGGGCGGGCAGGATGAGCTGGTCTTCGATGGCGGGTCGATCGTGATGGACGGGGAAGGTTCCATCCAGTACCGGGCCCAGCGCTTCGAGGAGGACCTGTTCGTGGTCGACGTCGAGGTGGGTGATCCGGCCGGCGAGCAGGCGGAGGCACCCGCAGCCCGGGCCGACTCGTTGCGCCAGGGTTCCGGACTCCGGTCCTCCGGCCCCGCTCCTGCCGCGGAACCCATCGAGCTCATCTACCGAGCGCTCGTGCTCGGGCTGGGCGACTACGTGAGGAAGAACGGCTTCTCGAAGGTGGTGGTGGGCCTCTCAGGAGGCATCGACTCGGCGCTGACGGCCGTGGTCGCCGTCGATGCGCTCGGTCGGGATTCGGTCCGGGGCGTCACGATGCCCTCCGAGTTCAGCTCCCAGGGATCGGTACGTGACTCCGAGGAGCTGGCGCGCCGGCTTGGAATCCGTCTTGATCGTATCGCCATCGGCGACCTGTTCGACGGATACCGGGACGCGCTCGAAGCCGTGTTCGCGAGCAGCGAGTTCGGGGTCGCGGAGGAGAACCTCCAGCCCCGGATCCGCGGCACCCTGCTGATGGGCATATCCAACAAGCACAACGAGATGGTCATCGCCACCGGAAACAAGTCCGAGATGGCGGTGGGCTATGCGACGCTGTACGGCGACATGGCGGGCGGCTATGCGGTGCTGAAGGATGTCTTCAAGACCACCGTCTACGAGCTGGCCGATTGGCGCAACCGCGCCCGAGAGGTGATCCCCGAAGAGATAATCCGGAAGCCGCCGTCCGCCGAACTGAGGCCCGGCCAACTCGATACCGATAGCCTCCCGCCCTACGAGGTGCTCGATCAGGTGCTCGCCGCCTACATCGAGGAGGATCGCTCCATCGATGCGATAGTGGATGCCGGGTTCGACCGGGACATCGTCACCCGGGTCGCGGCCATGGTGGATCGCAACGAGTACAAGCGGCGCCAATCCCCACCGGGAGTGAAGATAACCCCCAAGGCGTTCGGGCGGGATCGCCGCCTGCCGATCACCAACGGATGGCGGGGTGGTTGACCAGGTCTTTGCCCGGCATCGCATGGTCCGGGGGGTTCGAGTCGCCTAAGTGTGTCAATATCGCACCGGACAGGGTTAGCCTTTGGCTGGAAGGCGATCAGGGACTGATGCGATGATGGCTGTTCGAAGGGCCGTACCGGTTGTCGCGGTTGTCCTGGCGCTCGCCGCCTGCGGCGGGGATGACTCGACGTCCGAAACGACTGCGGCTCCGACAGGCGCATCGCCGACCACCAGCACCGCGGTCACCGAGATGGTGGAGACCGGTGCCGATACCTCCGTCACCGCGGTAACTGCCGCAGAGGACGCTGTCGAGCCGGAGGGTGAGGGCGACTCTCAGGAGGAGGGGCCGGACACGACCTTGCCACCGGCCATCCCACCGTACGAGGTGATACACCGTCTCATCGTCGATGATCGCACCACCCTCGTGATCCTGGTCGAGCCCGGCGCCTATTCCACCGTCCAGTTGGAGAACCTGGTCTACGACATCGTGGATACATATTCCCCCAATACGGCCATCGTCGTGGACGACCGGGCGGCCGCCGACCTGGCCATCGAGGACGATCTGACCACCGAGGAGCAGTCGACCCTCGACGATCGGACGTTTCTCCGGATCGAAAACGGAGTTGACGTCACGTTCCACGGGCCGTATGCCGATGCCGGGGGCATGACAGTCGGTAGCTAGCCAATCGTGGTCGGTCTGTGCGGCGGTCGGCGTGCTCTGGACCGCCATCGACGCCTCTGGCTGCGTCCTGCCTCCTCAACGTACCCTGCGGGTACGCCTTCGTCAGCAAGTCCTTGCCACAGACGCCGCTGGCGGCGCCATATCCCACCGCCACCCCACAGACTGACCACGGGACCCGCGATTACCTACGAACGCGCATAGCGTGAACACGCCCTAGTGTCCTGAGTCTTCGGCCACCGCGTTCCATGACCGCCGCCGCCGGACGCAGGCCGGCCGCGGGACAAAGGGGTTGAAAGCTTCACAAACCCGTCGCATACTGTCCGGCAGTCAGAAGCACCACCGGTTTCTGCTTTCGACGTCGAGGGGACCGGATCTGGGTTCAATTCGGGAGCGACCCCGGTTGGGGATGGCGGGACGCGCTCGGCCCGAAGGAGGTGGTGGCTGGGGGATGGGCCCGCCGGGGAGGGCGTGTTCGCGCGTTTTTCGCGTTCTCGATGCCTGGGGTGTGGGTAACGAGCTATCGAATCAGGACGGTAGTTCCAAGGACACCTAGTACATCGTCAGCGCGCCGCTCACGTTGATGGTGGCGCCACTGACGAAACTGGCGTGTTCGGAAGCCAGGAAGGCCACCACCCGGGCCAACTCCTCGGGTCGTCCCATCCGCCCCAGTGGGCATTGCTCGACTCCGGCCGCCACGATTTCGGGGGGAGCGTCAATGTGCTGCATGGGCGTGTCTACCTGCCCGGGCGCCACGCAGTTCACCAGAATGTCATGAGGACCGTAGGCCCGGGCAAACCCCCGGGTCATGGAGACCACGCCCCCCTTACTGGCCACGTAGATGTGGCTGCCATGCACCGGTCCGGTCAGCCAAGCTCCGGACGTGAAGTTGATGATGCGCCCCCCTCTGCCGGTGGCGATCATCGCCTCTCCAACCGCCTTGTTGAGAAAGAATGACCCCTTCAGGTTCACATCCAGCTGAGCGTCCCAGTCCTCCTCGGTCACATCTCCCAAATCCTTGCGCCTCAGGTACGCCGCCACATGAGCCAGCACCCACAGAGGGCCCAGCCTCGCTTCGATTCCGGCCACCATCGTCGGCATCGATCCGCTGTCAGCCAGATCGAAGACCAGCGGCAGATGTCTCCCGGGGTCCTCCAGTTCCGCCACCACCTCCCGCACCGTTTCCTGAACGTCCAATGCCGCCACCCGGGCGCCCAGGGTGGCCATGACCTGGGCGGTCGCCCTACCGATGCCGCTCGCCGCTCCGGTCACCAGCACTACCCGGTCTTGGAGACCTGCGCCGAGCGACCAATCCTGTGCAGTCATACCGGTCCCCATCCGTCGGCGGTTTCTTCGGACCCGAAGCCCGAGATCATTTCGGCGGGCATCTGGA
This genomic window from bacterium contains:
- a CDS encoding SDR family NAD(P)-dependent oxidoreductase, with product MTAQDWSLGAGLQDRVVLVTGAASGIGRATAQVMATLGARVAALDVQETVREVVAELEDPGRHLPLVFDLADSGSMPTMVAGIEARLGPLWVLAHVAAYLRRKDLGDVTEEDWDAQLDVNLKGSFFLNKAVGEAMIATGRGGRIINFTSGAWLTGPVHGSHIYVASKGGVVSMTRGFARAYGPHDILVNCVAPGQVDTPMQHIDAPPEIVAAGVEQCPLGRMGRPEELARVVAFLASEHASFVSGATINVSGALTMY
- a CDS encoding NAD+ synthase, with the protein product METIRVAGAQINLRVGDLAYNEGRIRDAMNWAEAEGADVLLLPELAIPGYPPEDLVIRKGFVDANLGVLERLAGHAGSTVTVVGFVDRVPPAGPVSTGRDSCPVANAAALLHRGQIKGIYNKVLLPNYGVFDEERYFVAGSAPGAVWNVGGVVVGVSICEDIWVPDGPPSAQVAAGARLLLNINGSPFHVSKDAERVRHIEREAVSARVPVVYLNLVGGQDELVFDGGSIVMDGEGSIQYRAQRFEEDLFVVDVEVGDPAGEQAEAPAARADSLRQGSGLRSSGPAPAAEPIELIYRALVLGLGDYVRKNGFSKVVVGLSGGIDSALTAVVAVDALGRDSVRGVTMPSEFSSQGSVRDSEELARRLGIRLDRIAIGDLFDGYRDALEAVFASSEFGVAEENLQPRIRGTLLMGISNKHNEMVIATGNKSEMAVGYATLYGDMAGGYAVLKDVFKTTVYELADWRNRAREVIPEEIIRKPPSAELRPGQLDTDSLPPYEVLDQVLAAYIEEDRSIDAIVDAGFDRDIVTRVAAMVDRNEYKRRQSPPGVKITPKAFGRDRRLPITNGWRGG